The following are encoded together in the Chitinivibrio alkaliphilus ACht1 genome:
- the rsmI gene encoding 16S rRNA (cytidine(1402)-2'-O)-methyltransferase produces MTGTLYLVATPIGNLADLSLRAGKILGEVTCILAEDTRVSGKLLKEYHISTPVRAYHDHNKERVTDSFIERLCSGDSLALITDAGTPGIADPAFYIVRKALQNNITVSPIPGPTAAISALIASGLPTDRFLFENFLPPKSAKRKQFFSSMAAEKRTVIFYESPHRIMKVLDELDQLLPDAAVTIAREITKRHEEFLRGTPEQIITTIGQRKLKGELVVLFNTQFRDRANIFTP; encoded by the coding sequence ATGACGGGCACTTTATATCTTGTGGCAACCCCCATTGGCAATCTCGCAGACCTCTCGCTTCGAGCAGGAAAAATACTTGGTGAGGTGACCTGCATTCTTGCGGAAGACACGCGAGTATCTGGGAAATTACTGAAAGAATACCATATTTCCACCCCTGTACGTGCCTATCATGACCACAACAAGGAACGTGTAACAGACTCTTTCATAGAGCGATTATGCTCCGGAGACAGTTTAGCCCTTATTACGGATGCGGGAACCCCCGGTATTGCAGATCCTGCCTTCTACATTGTTCGAAAAGCGCTTCAAAACAATATCACCGTATCTCCTATTCCCGGGCCAACAGCTGCCATCTCAGCCCTTATTGCAAGTGGACTCCCGACAGATCGGTTTCTCTTTGAAAATTTTCTTCCTCCAAAGTCTGCAAAACGAAAACAGTTTTTCTCTTCCATGGCAGCGGAGAAACGAACCGTTATTTTTTATGAAAGCCCGCATCGTATCATGAAAGTCTTAGATGAGTTAGACCAACTCCTTCCTGATGCCGCTGTAACCATAGCCCGAGAAATAACAAAACGCCACGAAGAATTTCTCCGTGGTACCCCTGAACAAATTATTACCACTATTGGGCAACGAAAATTAAAAGGTGAGCTCGTTGTACTCTTTAACACGCAGTTTCGTGATAGGGCTAACATATTTACCCCTTAG
- the ruvX gene encoding Holliday junction resolvase RuvX: MKYMAIDYGMRRIGIAVSDPLGIIARPVCTIDRKVEDTFPRIQEIISQEEPEKLVFGLPLDHDDQETEMCAAVRSFVAKLYDKLSLTQPYAYQDESLSSVTTHRLLKKQGTRKQRRNKKNIDKIAACIFLEEFLSEL, from the coding sequence ATGAAGTATATGGCCATCGATTACGGCATGCGAAGGATTGGCATTGCTGTATCAGACCCCCTCGGAATCATTGCTCGCCCAGTTTGCACAATTGACAGAAAGGTAGAAGATACCTTTCCCCGCATCCAGGAGATTATCAGCCAAGAAGAGCCGGAAAAATTGGTGTTCGGCCTTCCCCTTGATCACGATGATCAGGAAACAGAGATGTGTGCTGCAGTTCGTTCCTTTGTTGCGAAACTCTACGATAAACTCTCTCTTACCCAGCCCTATGCGTATCAAGATGAAAGCCTCAGCTCGGTTACAACACACCGACTATTGAAAAAACAGGGAACAAGAAAACAGCGGCGCAACAAAAAGAACATCGACAAAATAGCCGCATGCATTTTTCTCGAGGAGTTTCTTTCCGAACTATGA
- the lpxK gene encoding tetraacyldisaccharide 4'-kinase, whose protein sequence is MKKLFHLLLSLLSILYGAAIQLRNHWYDYRGGYTTTTGPTISVGGISAGGTGKTPMVSHIISLVSRQGYTPVLVTRGYGRKENKHRIISPEESTFYAEVGDEPLMLKRRHPSLWLAVGAHRSKNLRAMEEKKLHRPVYIMDDGFQHRQVARHLDIVTLPPNIRTDKLIPAGKMREPLHNISRATHCVCMNNEKRTRSCTPTQFLPTQKTPPQILSATITAHHWVHTRDGRKKTYIPGTVDLFSGIARPQRFKKSSLNKSGKIGKHIIFSDHHTYRKCDYKRINSLSAENIGTTEKDFIRLDLKKLDFRKNFWYLYTQVDTRELLSLDKAIIELCEETHE, encoded by the coding sequence ATGAAAAAACTTTTCCACCTGCTTTTATCCCTTCTTTCAATACTGTATGGAGCCGCTATTCAGTTACGAAACCATTGGTACGACTATCGCGGCGGATACACAACCACCACAGGCCCAACCATCAGCGTGGGAGGAATCTCCGCAGGGGGTACGGGAAAAACCCCCATGGTTTCACATATAATTTCCCTTGTAAGTCGCCAGGGATACACCCCTGTCCTTGTTACACGCGGATATGGACGAAAAGAAAACAAACATCGAATTATTTCCCCGGAAGAGTCCACCTTCTATGCTGAAGTTGGTGATGAACCACTCATGCTAAAACGACGCCATCCCAGCCTATGGCTTGCCGTGGGAGCACATCGTAGCAAAAACCTCCGTGCCATGGAAGAAAAAAAACTTCATCGACCAGTCTATATTATGGATGATGGATTCCAGCACAGGCAGGTAGCACGCCACCTTGACATCGTTACGCTGCCCCCTAACATACGCACAGATAAGCTTATCCCTGCAGGAAAAATGCGCGAACCACTCCACAACATTTCACGGGCAACACACTGTGTTTGTATGAATAACGAGAAGCGTACGCGCTCCTGCACACCGACACAATTCCTCCCCACCCAAAAGACCCCTCCGCAAATTCTGAGTGCTACCATAACAGCACACCACTGGGTGCATACGCGCGATGGAAGAAAAAAGACGTACATACCAGGAACGGTGGATCTCTTTTCAGGCATTGCTCGTCCCCAAAGGTTTAAAAAGAGTTCTTTAAATAAATCTGGAAAAATTGGGAAACACATTATATTTTCCGACCATCACACCTATAGAAAGTGTGACTATAAACGGATAAACTCTCTTTCAGCGGAAAATATTGGCACAACAGAAAAAGATTTTATTCGTTTGGATTTAAAAAAATTGGATTTTAGGAAAAACTTTTGGTATCTTTATACACAGGTAGATACGCGGGAGCTTTTGTCTCTTGACAAGGCAATTATCGAATTATGCGAGGAAACACATGAATAA
- the folK gene encoding 2-amino-4-hydroxy-6-hydroxymethyldihydropteridine diphosphokinase, with amino-acid sequence MAKVVLSLGSNVGDRFFYIHQMQRCLEEIILHADYSTLFETAPVGVSKEHSPYLNILLVGFYEGSPATLLRETQRIESRWGRQEKGGYTPRTADIDILLFGCEEVHEPNLQIPHPALFHRRFILEGLRELVPHWRVGDAPPFDEYVIPKTILHQKITPLDL; translated from the coding sequence ATGGCAAAGGTTGTCTTGAGTCTCGGAAGCAATGTGGGGGATCGGTTTTTCTATATACACCAGATGCAACGCTGTTTAGAAGAGATTATTCTCCATGCGGATTATTCCACCCTTTTTGAAACTGCTCCTGTGGGGGTATCGAAAGAACACTCGCCGTACCTGAATATTTTACTGGTTGGTTTCTATGAGGGGAGCCCCGCCACGCTTCTTCGGGAAACTCAGAGGATTGAATCTCGATGGGGGCGTCAGGAGAAAGGGGGATACACCCCCCGTACTGCCGATATTGATATTCTGCTCTTTGGTTGCGAAGAAGTGCATGAGCCGAATTTGCAAATTCCTCATCCCGCATTATTTCATCGTCGCTTTATTTTGGAGGGGTTGCGTGAACTGGTGCCGCACTGGCGAGTTGGTGATGCTCCGCCCTTTGATGAGTATGTTATACCGAAAACGATTTTGCACCAAAAGAT